The following proteins are co-located in the Vigna unguiculata cultivar IT97K-499-35 chromosome 9, ASM411807v1, whole genome shotgun sequence genome:
- the LOC114164146 gene encoding probable CCR4-associated factor 1 homolog 7: MSIIPKGDSVQIREVWNDNLEEEFALIREIVDEYNYVAMDTEFPGVVLRPVGNFKNINDYNYQTLKDNVDMLKLIQLGLTFSDENGNLPTCGSESPCIWQFNFREFNISEDIFASDSIELLRQCGIDFKKNSEKGIDVNRFGELLMSSGIVLNDAVHWVTFHSGYDFGYLLKLLTCRSLPDTQAGFFDLIKMYFPMVYDIKHLMKFCNSLHGGLNKLAELLEVERVGVCHQAGSDSLLTSCTFRKLRDTFFSGSTEKYAGVLYGLGVENGQTN, encoded by the coding sequence ATGTCGATTATACCGAAAGGCGATTCGGTTCAAATCAGGGAGGTTTGGAACGATAACCTCGAGGAGGAGTTTGCGTTGATCCGTGAAATCGTGGACGAGTATAACTATGTGGCGATGGATACCGAGTTCCCCGGCGTGGTACTCCGTCCGGTGGGGAATTTCAAGAACATCAACGACTACAACTACCAAACGTTGAAGGACAACGTGGACATGCTGAAGCTGATCCAATTAGGTCTCACCTTCTCCGACGAGAACGGGAACCTCCCTACCTGCGGGAGCGAGAGTCCCTGCATCTGGCAATTCAACTTTCGCGAGTTCAACATCAGCGAAGACATCTTCGCGAGCGATTCGATCGAGTTGTTGCGCCAGTGCGGGATTGATTTCAAGAAGAACAGCGAGAAGGGAATCGACGTGAACCGGTTTGGGGAGCTTCTCATGTCCTCTGGAATCGTGCTGAACGACGCTGTTCATTGGGTTACCTTTCACAGCGGCTACGATTTTGGTTACCTCCTTAAGCTGTTGACATGCCGAAGCTTGCCAGATACGCAGGCTGGGTTCTTCGATTTGATCAAGATGTATTTTCCGATGGTCTATGATATCAAGCATCTGATGAAGTTCTGCAACAGCCTCCATGGTGGGTTGAACAAGCTTGCAGAGTTGTTGGAGGTGGAAAGGGTTGGTGTGTGCCATCAGGCTGGGTCTGACAGTTTACTCACTTCTTGTACATTTAGAAAGTTGAGGGATACATTCTTCAGTGGCTCAACGGAGAAATATGCTGGTGTCTTGTATGGTTTAGGTGTTGAGAATGGACAGACtaattga